The following proteins are encoded in a genomic region of bacterium:
- a CDS encoding NADPH-dependent F420 reductase, with protein sequence MKIAIIGAGNVGKTLGTAWEKKGQSVLYGVRNPKPGTTELEVTAAVTASDVIILAVPWSAMPSVLENKALFRGKVVVDCTNPINSDFTGLTLGNTDSGGETVARMIPEAKVVKAFNSCGFNVMANPEFPTGKATMFVAGDDKAAKETTLELAQSIGFEAIDAGPLVQSRYLEATAWLWISMAMKYGLGREIAFSLLRR encoded by the coding sequence ATGAAAATTGCAATCATTGGCGCGGGAAACGTCGGTAAAACTTTAGGAACTGCCTGGGAGAAGAAAGGCCAGAGCGTTCTTTATGGGGTACGAAACCCTAAACCTGGAACTACCGAGTTAGAAGTAACTGCGGCAGTCACTGCATCAGACGTAATCATTCTCGCAGTGCCCTGGAGCGCAATGCCTAGTGTTTTAGAAAATAAGGCGCTCTTTCGCGGCAAAGTCGTTGTGGATTGTACAAATCCCATTAACTCTGATTTCACTGGACTAACTCTAGGAAACACCGATTCAGGTGGCGAAACTGTTGCACGCATGATTCCTGAGGCAAAGGTCGTGAAGGCATTTAATTCTTGTGGATTTAACGTTATGGCAAATCCTGAATTCCCCACCGGCAAAGCCACGATGTTTGTCGCTGGCGATGACAAAGCTGCAAAGGAAACTACATTAGAACTGGCCCAATCAATCGGGTTTGAGGCTATTGATGCAGGCCCCTTGGTTCAATCACGTTACCTTGAGGCTACCGCCTGGCTCTGGATTTCAATGGCAATGAAATATGGACTAGGGCGCGAAATCGCCTTCAGCCTATTACGTAGATAA
- a CDS encoding M48 family metallopeptidase: MEVTKEAGTVIGLPWIKKQIRSFENQERQNPPKFVSGESVLFRGIRYRLNVVHHKLPSKVSIQGKSRINLLLKKGTSKSHKQLVFTEWVRRDLKNRIEPILSKWEEQLGVQVKSWSIRQMKTKWGSCNPKTKRVLFNLELSKKDDRCLEYVIVHELVHLLERKHNDRFIAHLDRVMPRWRSYRAELNRSLGAYQ; this comes from the coding sequence TTGGAAGTTACAAAAGAGGCTGGCACGGTTATAGGGCTACCTTGGATAAAGAAACAGATTCGTAGCTTTGAGAATCAAGAACGGCAAAACCCACCTAAGTTTGTGTCGGGCGAAAGTGTACTTTTTCGGGGCATTCGTTACCGCTTAAATGTCGTGCATCACAAATTACCTTCAAAGGTATCAATCCAAGGAAAATCCCGAATCAATCTTTTACTGAAAAAAGGAACCTCTAAATCCCATAAGCAGCTTGTATTTACCGAATGGGTTCGGCGGGACTTAAAGAATCGGATCGAGCCAATTTTAAGTAAATGGGAAGAGCAGCTAGGTGTGCAAGTAAAGTCTTGGTCTATTCGTCAGATGAAAACCAAGTGGGGTTCTTGCAATCCTAAGACCAAACGAGTTCTTTTCAATCTTGAATTATCCAAGAAAGACGACAGATGCCTTGAGTATGTGATCGTTCATGAATTGGTTCATCTGCTTGAGCGTAAGCACAATGATCGTTTTATCGCCCACCTAGATCGCGTGATGCCGAGGTGGCGGAGTTATCGTGCTGAGTTAAATCGGTCGTTGGGGGCATATCAATGA
- a CDS encoding TSUP family transporter: MLILFCIGIFAGLIEASAGGSGLISLPTLIFYGLTPLQAIATSKFQYAFGAVAAIVRFERAGLNEWREIAPLVIAAMLAGSSGAYFLTHLSSAALQAIIPFLLIFSAIYFSYSSRITNQSSHPRISNRYFALFVVPAIAGYDGFFGVGSASFYMAAFVLLLGLNIREATARTKIVDFASGVSALIVLALDGHVLLLPGLALGAGQLIGGYLGAGLVLRFGAKWVRPVIVIVSIGMAVDLLVKKFF, from the coding sequence ATGTTAATTTTGTTTTGCATTGGAATTTTTGCCGGGCTGATTGAGGCTTCAGCTGGTGGTAGCGGTTTGATTTCACTGCCAACCTTAATTTTTTACGGCCTAACGCCACTACAGGCAATAGCAACGAGTAAATTCCAATATGCATTTGGCGCGGTTGCGGCAATTGTGCGTTTTGAACGTGCGGGGTTGAATGAATGGAGGGAAATTGCACCGCTAGTGATTGCTGCAATGCTTGCAGGAAGTAGTGGGGCGTATTTCTTGACGCATCTCAGTAGCGCGGCTTTGCAAGCGATAATTCCGTTTTTGTTAATTTTTTCTGCGATCTATTTTTCGTATAGTAGCCGCATTACAAATCAAAGTTCGCATCCGCGCATTAGTAATCGATATTTTGCATTGTTCGTTGTGCCGGCCATTGCTGGCTATGACGGTTTCTTTGGTGTTGGTTCAGCTAGCTTTTATATGGCAGCGTTTGTTTTGCTGCTTGGTTTAAATATTCGTGAAGCTACCGCTCGAACGAAGATCGTCGATTTCGCTTCTGGTGTCTCTGCGCTAATTGTTTTAGCTCTGGATGGCCATGTTTTATTGTTGCCCGGGTTAGCGCTTGGTGCGGGGCAACTGATTGGTGGTTATTTGGGTGCAGGATTGGTTTTGCGGTTTGGAGCGAAGTGGGTGCGACCTGTGATTGTAATTGTTTCGATTGGCATGGCTGTTGATTTGTTGGTTAAAAAATTCTTCTAG
- a CDS encoding CopG family transcriptional regulator — translation MKKVKAKDFDDTFDRGEDVTKYLDKSKARRVNAELKRVNIDFPVWVIDSLDKEARRLGITRQSLVKMWIAEKFKTDNQASE, via the coding sequence ATGAAGAAAGTTAAAGCAAAAGATTTTGATGATACTTTTGACCGAGGCGAGGATGTCACTAAGTATTTGGATAAATCAAAAGCTCGGCGAGTAAATGCCGAGCTTAAGAGAGTTAATATTGACTTTCCTGTCTGGGTTATTGATAGCCTCGATAAAGAAGCTCGGCGTCTTGGCATAACCAGACAGTCACTAGTTAAGATGTGGATTGCTGAGAAATTTAAAACTGACAATCAAGCTTCTGAGTGA
- a CDS encoding BrnT family toxin: MVYYKYEFEFDLKKSASNRRKHGIDFEEAQGLWIDPHLLEIEARSADEPRFLMIGKIGSKHWSAVVTFRNDKIRIISVRRSRKEEVELYEES, encoded by the coding sequence ATGGTATATTATAAGTATGAATTTGAATTCGACCTCAAGAAGAGTGCGTCTAATAGGAGGAAACACGGGATCGACTTTGAGGAGGCTCAGGGGCTCTGGATCGATCCGCACCTATTGGAGATTGAGGCGAGATCGGCAGATGAGCCACGCTTTCTAATGATTGGAAAGATTGGCTCAAAACATTGGAGTGCGGTCGTTACCTTTCGAAATGACAAGATACGAATTATTTCGGTTAGACGATCTAGAAAAGAAGAGGTGGAATTATATGAAGAAAGTTAA